Proteins encoded within one genomic window of Polaribacter sp. NJDZ03:
- a CDS encoding discoidin domain-containing protein, whose amino-acid sequence MKTKIIQRKITLSVVALFSIAILAITYSCTPDAVLIDTSLKLPPVPLDTTGWVVTNYTSQEDQDGEGEGNGRVFNTFDGNPDTFWHTCWNGCTAVPPHSFVIDMLSVKEISGIIFTQRQSLSRNIETCSIEISDDNTTWTSLGEFSLEKVKVGQQKELEEVVAARYIRLNVITVYDGSNNAALAEFAPYF is encoded by the coding sequence ATGAAAACAAAAATCATACAAAGAAAGATAACACTCTCTGTGGTTGCATTATTTTCAATTGCCATATTAGCAATTACATATTCTTGCACACCAGATGCAGTACTTATAGACACGAGTCTTAAACTACCTCCTGTACCTTTAGATACAACAGGTTGGGTAGTTACAAATTACACTAGTCAAGAAGATCAAGACGGAGAAGGAGAAGGAAACGGAAGAGTTTTTAATACGTTTGATGGTAACCCAGATACCTTTTGGCATACTTGCTGGAATGGTTGTACCGCAGTACCTCCTCATTCTTTTGTTATAGATATGTTATCTGTAAAAGAGATTAGTGGTATTATTTTTACACAAAGACAATCTCTTTCTAGAAACATTGAAACTTGTTCTATAGAAATTAGTGATGACAATACTACCTGGACTTCTTTAGGCGAATTTTCTTTAGAAAAAGTAAAAGTAGGACAACAAAAAGAATTAGAAGAAGTAGTTGCTGCTCGTTACATTAGACTGAATGTAATAACAGTTTATGACGGTTCTAACAACGCTGCTTTAGCTGAGTTTGCACCTTACTTTTAA